The genomic interval CGGGACGCTGCTGGAGCCGCTCCAGCCCTTGCTGGGCGCCATCTCCCTCATCATTGACGCCTTCTTCTCCAGCCTGACGCCTCTCTTCGAGATGCTGGCGAACGCGGTGGAGCCGCTGGCGGCGCCGCTCGCCCTCATCGGGCAGTTGCTAGAGGGCCTCGCGCCGCTCTTCGCGCAGTTGGGCAAGGTGTTCATGTTGATTCATGACCCGCTGAGCCAGCTTGTGGGGCCGGTGATGAAGGCGCTGTTTGGAGTCCTGAAGTTCGTGGCCATGGTCATCCTCGCCGTGGCGCGGGCGATTGGCTGGGTGTGGAACCTCATCGTCGGTGCGGTGCAGAAAGTCATCCGCATGTTGAGCAGCCTTGTCTCGTGGACGGGCTTCGATGGGTTGGCGCGCTTCGCTCGGAGCCTCGACAGTCTGCGCGTGGACACGGACGCCATGCGCGCGTCCTTCGATGCGCTGCAAGACATGACGTGGGAGTCGGCCATGGCGCGGGCCGAGGAGGCGGCGCGGGTGCGCGAGCACACGGACGCGGTGACGCGCGCCACGGAGGCGATGACCAATGTCCCGTCCGCGTGGAAGCGAGCGCTGCGCACCTTCGAGTCCGAGAACGCGCAAGAGGGACCCACGCGTCCCCCGACACGGACGCCACCGAAGAGCACCATGCCCGAGGATGTGGACGTGCCGGACGAGGATGAGCATCGCGCCACGCCCATTCAGAGTGTAGGGGACCGCATTCCTCCGGAGCTGATTGCCACCATGGACCGGATGTTGCGCATGGTGGGGATGCGCATGAGCGAAGCGGGGCGCCTGGTTCCCATCACCTACAACATTGTCGGCTACGACATTGACGAGGCCATGGCGCAGACGCGCCGGGACGAGGAGCTGCGCCAGCAACGCGCGAGCCTTCGCACCAGTGGCACCCGCATCCGTCCGTCGACCCGCTACTCACCCGTCTGAGGACTCTTCATGCCCGCGCTCACCCTCTCTGGGATTCCTTTGCCCGCCCTCGCTGACCGGGGGCTGACGTACACGCCCACGTTGCCGGGCGAGCACCGCCGCGCATTCTCCGGGTGGCTGCGCACCAGCGAGAGGCGCGAAGTGCTCACCTACGCGGGGAACACGGGCCCGCTGTCCCAGGAAGAGGCCCGCGCGTTCCGGGGGCTCCTCAAGGGCGAGGGGCACGTCTGGAACTTCGATGTGGGGATGCGAGGCAGCACCTTCCTCAACCCGAGCAACACCGTTGGGACCATGAGCGTCTTGGCGGGCGGGCGGTTTGGCGCGTGCCTGCGCATGTCCGTCAACTCCAGTCTCACGCTTCCCGTGGCGCTCGGGCCGAAGTGGACGGTGGCCTACTGGTGGAAGCTGGAAGGGATGGCCCACTGGACTCACTTCGTCCACCGGCCAGGCCACCTCATCGCGAGCAACGGCCAGGACGACGCATTCCCTTCCACGGAAGGGGCCCTGGTGCTGGACGACATGGGAGCCCTGCCCGGTGGGGATGTGACGCTGCGAATCCTCCCGCGCGCCGCTGGTGGCCTCTTCAATCCCAACAACGCGGCCTTGCTGGTGGACGACGTCGTCGTCCTGCCGTGGGTGATGCCGTCCTCGTGGCTGTTGCCCTGGTTCAACGCGGGCCAGCCCTTCGGTGCTCCGTACCCGTACCACGTGGCCTCGGGCCGCGCGCTGTTCGAGCCGCGCGTGGTGTTGGGACGAGTGGGCCAGGGGCGAGCGGTGCAGTGGTGGCAGGACGGCGGTTTCGTGCTGGGCCAGGAGTTCGACTTCGAGTTGCAGGAGCGTTGAGCATGCGTCCGTTGTCTTCGTTTCAGGCGGCCCTCCTCACCAGTCCCACCGGTTACTCGACGCACCCGCGCGTCTGGGTGAGGGACGCGAGAGGATTCTGGCTCAAGCTCAATTCCCTCTTTGACTCCGACTGGGTGCTGGGGGTGCGCATCAGCGAGAAGCTGGACGCCCCCGTGGCCGAGGCCGAGGTGACGCTGGCGCGCAGTGGCCCCGGTGGGACGCGTATGTCCCTCTCGCCGTTGGTGGTGCAGTCGCTCATCAACACCACGGGAGGCGCATTCGCCCCGTTGCTGGCCGAGGCGGCCTACTTCCGCGTCGAGCTGGGGCTGGCGGCGCCGGGCCAGGTGCCCAAGGAGGAGGACTACTTCGAGGTCTTCCGTGGCCGCATTGACGAGGTGGACCCGGGGGCCGAGGAGCTGAAGGTGGTGGGGCGTGACTTGGCCGGGCTCCTCCAGGACACCTTCATCGAGGTGGAGCGCGAGTATGGAGACGACTCCGCGGGCGTTCCGGTGCAGCACATCATCCAGGCCATCTGTAGCGACAACGGCCTGTCCAGCTTCGGCCTCTACGTGCCGGTGGACCCGCTCTCCCAACGGGGCAAGTACAAGCAGAAGGTGGAGCCGGTGCTGGACGCGGTGCGTACCCTCGCCCAGCGAATCGGTTGGGACTGCCGGATGAAGTGGCGGCCCAGTGCCGGGGCGTATGCGCTGACGCTCTATGCGCCGGACCGGCTGCAAACTGCCGAGGAGTGGGCCTATGGCCCGGACGAGTACGGCGAGCCCGACTCCGTGACACGCCAGCTCACGGACATTCGCACGGACGTCGAGGTCGTCTATTCCGACAGGGCGGACCTGGATGCCTCCGGCGTGCCCAGGCGCAAGCGCGTCACGGCGAGCAACCCCACGGTGCGGGCGCAGGTGGGGCGGCGGTGGATGCAGCTCGTGGAGGAGGACACCAGCAACATTGACAGCCAGGCGGAGGCCCAGCGGCTCGCGGACGCGGCGGTGGCGGACCTCTCCGTTTCGCCCCTCACGGTGGGGCTGACGGTGGACCCGCACCCGGGCATGGAGCTTGGAGACCTGGTGCGGGTGGTGCCGGACGGCATCCGCCTGGACACGGCGCAGCTCCTCGCCGTCCAGGAGATTGAGCACTCGTGCTCCACGGATGGCGTGGCGCGCATGAAACTGGTGCTGCGCGGGCAGCCCTCGACGTCAGTGCGTGAGTGGCTGGAGCGCGACGCGCGGCCCGGCATCGCTCCGAGCGCGCCATTCACGGGGCCTGCCGCGCCCCAGGGTGTGAGAGCCATGCCCATCGTCAACGGCTTCACCGTGACGTGGACACCCGCGCCGTCCGGCCCTCGCTGGGAGGAGTATGAGCTGCATGTCTCCCGGGATGCAGGCTTCACGCCCTCGCGAGACACCTTCAAGGAAAGAGGGAAGCGGACTTCGTTTCAGGTGTCCGACTTGAAGCCGGGCGTGACGTACTTCTGCCGAGTGGTGGGGCGGGACGTGAAGGGCAACGTGGGGGCGCCCTCCGAGGCGGTGTCCGTCACCTCGGCCTACGTGACGCCCGGCGCGATGTTGCCGGGAGTGGCCTTCGGAGAGTCTCCACCCAACCCGGACTTCGAGGCGTGGAGCGTGGAGTCCTCGCCGCCGGACGCGTGGGTGATGGGCGAAGGGCTGTGGGGAGGACATGCCCAGGTGACGGAGGACGCCTTCACCGGGAAGCGCGCGGTGCGTTTGATGGCGAACTACACTCGCCTCGACTCGCAAGCGATGATTGCCCGTCCCGGGGACAGGTACAGCGTGGACGCGTTGGTGAAGTCGACGCAGTCTGGGTCGAGCCTGACCATCCAACTCGTCTGGCTGGGCGGCGCCTTCAACGAGGTGTCTGTCTCCACCATCAGCGACTTCTTGTCCCCTGGTGAGTGGCGCTCTGTCAGGGGCATCCAGACGGCTCCAAGTGGGACGCGCTACGTGCAGGTGCGCCTCCGCGTGCCCTACGTGCCCGGGACTCCATGGGTCCACGTCGATTCAGTGCGCCTGGAGCGAGTTGGGGGCATCGTCGAGCGGTGGGCGGCGATTCGCTCGGAGCAAATCACCGACCTTGAGAACGGCTGGAGCGCGTGGAACACGGCTCACTTCCCGCTGGGGTACTACAAGAACAGCGACAACGAGGTGTCCATGCGTGGCCTGGTGCGCCCGGGGACGGTGGGCTACGTGACGCTCTTTCAATTCCCGGTGGGCTACCGGCCCAGTAGCGCGCGCATCTTCCCGATGCCCGCCACGAATGGCATTGCCCAGGGGCACGTCGACCCGGATGGACGCGTGCAAGTGTACTCCGTGCCGGAAGGCGCCTTGTGGGTGAGCCTGGACGGCGTGCGGTTCCGCGCCGAGCTGTAGCCGCGGGAGCATGTGCCACGCCCAGAAAGTGTCCCCATTGAAGAAGGAGAGCGGGAGACGTGCGGCATGCCGCCGCGCGTCCCGCGCGAAAGGCTCTCCATGCTTCGTCCTTCGTTCCTCCTGGCGTCATGCCTCATGCTCGCGTCGCCCGCGTTGGCCGCCGAGGCGCCCGGCATACCGGACCCGAGCCGGGTTGAGGAGTTCGCGCGGCTGGTCTTCGACGCTGTGACGTCGCGCAACTGGGCCCTTGTCGCATCCCTCGCGGTGGTGGCGGTGGTGTACGCGCTGCGCCGCTTCGGCGGCACGCGCATCCCGTGGATTGCCTCCTCGCGGGCAGGGGCGGTGCTGGCCTTGCTCGTGTCCGTAGCGGGCGCGCTGGGAAACGCGCTCCTCGCGGGGACGCCCTTCACCTGGGGCCTTCTGCTCAAGGCGCTGGGCATCGGCCTGGGTGCGGCGGGCGGCTTCTCCGTACTGAAGGCGCTCCTCTTCGGTGACTCGGCGGTGAAGAAGGCCGAGGCGGCGGGCGAGGTGGCTGCTGGGGAGATTGCTGGCAAGGCGGCGGCGGTGGCCGTGCTGGCGCAACTCCACAAGGGCCGCAAGCCGTGAGGTGCCTGGTCCTGGCGCTGGCCTTGGTTGCATCGGGGCCGGTGCGCGCAGAGGACGAGGTGCTGGATGTGGCCCGCGCCACCGTGACGCTTCAGGATGGGCGGACGGTGGACGTGGGCGAGGGCTGCTGGTTGTCCGCGGCGAGGTGCATAGGGACGGCCCGCGAGGTGCGCCGCCTCCAGGCTGAGAACGAGGCCCTGCGCGAGCAGGCAGGTGATGTGCCGCTGGTGAAGGTGCTCGTGGCGCTCGGCCTGGGGGTAGGGCTGGGCTTCGCGGTGGCGCAGCTCGCGAAGTAGGAACGGGCGGCTGTGGAATCGGCGCGGTTGGTCTGGGACCTCGCTACGCCGTGAAACTGCGGCACTCACCACAGCCGCCCAGGCGGGACTAATCACAGGTCTCCCAGTGGGGCAACTGGGCCCCTCTTCGGCACCTACCTGGCGTGCTTGGCTTGGGAGGATTTCCGGATCAGTTGGGGTTTCCGCTTTGCTAGGGTCCGCAACGGAGACTTCGCGTTGCTTCGACCCTTTGCCCTACTGTCCGTCCTGTTGGGCGTCGCCGCTTCGGCGCAGCCCTCATCCGCGCCCAGAGAGCGTCAGGAGCGGCGTGTGGCCCTTTCAAGTGGCCCTGCCAACCCGGTCCCCGAGCTGCGTGTTGCGGCTGGGGTCGCAACGCTCCTTGTCTTTGATGCCCCGCTCGACCGTGGCTCGTTGGTGCTAGAGGGACGCGAGCGCTTCCGGCTGGTGGATGCAGGTGACCGCGCGCTCGTGCTGGAGCCTGCTCTGGACCTTGGACCGGGTGAACGGCTCGGGCTACGTGTTCGATATGCGGGTAGTGCCACTCCAGAACAGGCTGGCTTCACCCTCACCACCCATGCGTCAGAGGTGGACACTCGCGTTGAGGTCTTTCGACGCAACGACTCGGTCGACCTCTTGCGAGCTGAGTTGGTGGACCTGCGCGCGCAGCTCAAAGCCCAGACAGAAGAGAATCAAAAGCTCCGGGAGGTGCGAAATGCGAGTCGACCGGTTGGGCTCATCATGTCGGGCATGCTGGACTACAGAGGCGTGCGCGGATTCCGTGCCAAGGTAGCAACAGAGAGAGGTTTTGCGGCGCCTCTCAAGGTTGTTTCCGCCACAAGTTTTCGCGCGCCAAAATGGGCTGCCATTGGTGTCAAGGTATTCAACAATGGAACGACACCA from Myxococcus stipitatus carries:
- a CDS encoding fibronectin type III domain-containing protein codes for the protein MRPLSSFQAALLTSPTGYSTHPRVWVRDARGFWLKLNSLFDSDWVLGVRISEKLDAPVAEAEVTLARSGPGGTRMSLSPLVVQSLINTTGGAFAPLLAEAAYFRVELGLAAPGQVPKEEDYFEVFRGRIDEVDPGAEELKVVGRDLAGLLQDTFIEVEREYGDDSAGVPVQHIIQAICSDNGLSSFGLYVPVDPLSQRGKYKQKVEPVLDAVRTLAQRIGWDCRMKWRPSAGAYALTLYAPDRLQTAEEWAYGPDEYGEPDSVTRQLTDIRTDVEVVYSDRADLDASGVPRRKRVTASNPTVRAQVGRRWMQLVEEDTSNIDSQAEAQRLADAAVADLSVSPLTVGLTVDPHPGMELGDLVRVVPDGIRLDTAQLLAVQEIEHSCSTDGVARMKLVLRGQPSTSVREWLERDARPGIAPSAPFTGPAAPQGVRAMPIVNGFTVTWTPAPSGPRWEEYELHVSRDAGFTPSRDTFKERGKRTSFQVSDLKPGVTYFCRVVGRDVKGNVGAPSEAVSVTSAYVTPGAMLPGVAFGESPPNPDFEAWSVESSPPDAWVMGEGLWGGHAQVTEDAFTGKRAVRLMANYTRLDSQAMIARPGDRYSVDALVKSTQSGSSLTIQLVWLGGAFNEVSVSTISDFLSPGEWRSVRGIQTAPSGTRYVQVRLRVPYVPGTPWVHVDSVRLERVGGIVERWAAIRSEQITDLENGWSAWNTAHFPLGYYKNSDNEVSMRGLVRPGTVGYVTLFQFPVGYRPSSARIFPMPATNGIAQGHVDPDGRVQVYSVPEGALWVSLDGVRFRAEL
- a CDS encoding DUF2381 family protein, which encodes MLRPFALLSVLLGVAASAQPSSAPRERQERRVALSSGPANPVPELRVAAGVATLLVFDAPLDRGSLVLEGRERFRLVDAGDRALVLEPALDLGPGERLGLRVRYAGSATPEQAGFTLTTHASEVDTRVEVFRRNDSVDLLRAELVDLRAQLKAQTEENQKLREVRNASRPVGLIMSGMLDYRGVRGFRAKVATERGFAAPLKVVSATSFRAPKWAAIGVKVFNNGTTPWIPSAARVVSLKSGTVVRVLGVQSDLPQIGPGETGVVVIETDVPSWPSGELCRLEFLDSNGTPLTSVSGIVF